The Phoenix dactylifera cultivar Barhee BC4 unplaced genomic scaffold, palm_55x_up_171113_PBpolish2nd_filt_p 000409F, whole genome shotgun sequence genome includes the window AAATATTATAGGATATCAAAATCTTCTTTTATAGCTTGATTTTGGTATCTAAAGTCTTGGGGTTGAGAAGTTCATGAGCCTCCTGGATTCTCCTATTTCTTTGCCCTTCCACCTTGCTCTCAGCTGACTCCTGCTTTTCTGGGAATTATCCTTGGATCACCAACCAAGCTTTCATACGGACCCCTAAGAAAACATTGTCAAATAGTTTGTAGATATTATTGTGAATATGTGCACATTTTTAAGTTTATGCAGTGTTCTCCGTCTCTCCATATAAAgttgattttatttattattagacTTGATGTACATTGAATTGCTGCATATCATTTTTGCAGTCAAGTGGTGTCAAAAATCATTTGAGTAAGGCTCCTAGTAATTTTAAATGCAGCCTTAATAACGTTAACCTAACAAGTTTACATTTGAACCAAAGCATCATGACTTTTGTGCCATTTTCAATACAATACCATTTAGATTGTATTCTTCTTCATATTGAATTCAGATAGTCCATTTTCTGAACTTTTTCACGAATCAGGATCTGCAGACCGGAAGACTTTTTCTCTGTGTCTGtcttttcttgtttgtttgTCATTTAAATGGCATGCACAGTGAACTCCCATCCAACTAAAGACGTGCAATGCTGATGTCTTTTACTTATGATTCAGGCCTTGGATGCTGCCTTTGCTCACTATGATACAGAACAGCAGAAGCAGTCCACGAAAAGTGGCAATAAACCAAATGGTTTTGTTCAATAAAAGCTTATAACTTTATTTTCTATGTAATATAATTAAATTTTGACGACGATGATGATAAAGCTGTTTCACTAAATTTTGAATGCTAGATCTGGCATGCCTCCATGTTTGTCATCTGTCTTTTGACTTCATCCCAAACACGTATCAGGCTTTTCATACATAATTGAAGGTCATGAACTCTCATCCTGCTCATTTGTAAGTCTAAATTTCAGGTTCATATGATCTTGTTGGAGAGAGATTTCCCGTGTAACCTTTATGTGAGACAAAAAGATGCCATATTCTAACGGCCTTATATTTCATTTGTTCAGACTGACATTTAATGCACACTAGCAAGTATAAACTCTGGATTTTGTCGTCTATTAGATACGCATTAATCTTTAGTTCAGGTCATTTTGGCTCAAGTATCCATTAGCAGCATAAATTGATATGTGGAATTCTTCTGTACCATCATATTTTGACTGGACCAGCCTGGCACGGCTACAGTGGTTCATATCAAGACTATAATACGAGTGTATGGAATGAAGCTGGACTGGCTTAGGTATGCTGGGCCCTTTATACTCATGATTTCATATTGCACGATGCCATCTAAGTGATCCTTGGCTTAGAGCTTTGGTCTTGCTCTAGATCTTACTCCTACTTTGACAACTTTTACACAATTGAAGGGATGGGATCTTGTTCGACAGTGAAGGCCCAGTTGCTGGAGTCTTGTGAGTTCTATGATCTCAAATCTCAACCTAGCCATGTCTTAGTATCGCCCATAGCCGTTCTTAGCTTGACGGGGCCGCCGATTTGATGGCCGGTTAAATCCTGGGATAAAGTAAAAATTGAACTTGCGAGGGACCAGCTTGTAGTTTCTAGTAATGGTAGCATTGCTTTCGCTCAAATGAAAGCACATCGTCTCATTTATGTTAAAGGAGAAAAAATTTCTGTTgctcaaataaaaataataaatattcaaaGGGCCGTCGTTGCAGATTTCATATAATCGAACCGTGGTGGATACGAAGttccttagggctcgtttggttcgcaggaaaacgaggggggaaagtgtggtcaacggaaaagtaatgaaatgcctcttgtttggttggagttttcaaaggagagagatgggaaagttgtatttccatgggaatatgattcccacatttcatgggaaagtcttttccatgagaaacatgggaaagttacttttccatgaggtgggaatcactctttttttatttttttccaaaaagacccttcagcattaaagaagcattaaagaggcattaaagatctaatttttattaagggcataataggaattatacataactttcctaggaaagtggatggtcaaccaaacataagcactttggaaattagtcactttcccatggttaaccaaacatgtcaaaagtactttcctaggtatcctcttcctaggaatctgattcccaggaatcatattcctaggagggaccaaacgagcccttagatcATTTGCATGGGTTCCCTTTATAAATGGTAAGATTAACTATTTTCAAAGTCAGCATACCGTAAAATTGAAGGATTGAAGGTCGATTTGTCAGATGAAGTCAGATTAACCTGCCAAGTATCAAAGCAATGACCTATTCAGAGAAAATGTATCCAACATATGCtgggaaaaataataaatatgagaTAAGCGTTTTTTACTCAAATATTTGAATTCAGATTAAGTTTTAGGTCCGATCATATTACGGTCCTTCATCATATTTTTGTGCCCAGCTGGCTCGCTTACCGTTAGACTCGAAGTAGACTTCAACGAACCACGCCCAGTAGGTGCTGGAGGAACAATTGTGGAATAAACTCCaggaatatttgaaaaagaaagcCTAATTGCAGCTCTCGAGTCTCGACCTCACGGCAATTTGGTTCAAGTCACCTGCGGGCCGCCGTTTAACTTCTTTTAGCATGCCAACGATTACTCCAAAGTGAGCCTATTTTTGTCATTCGCGGTTGTTTACACGCTTCTTGGGCTGGACAAGGTTGAGTGCGAAATTTTGCGGCGCTACACGAACCCCCAAACCCAAAGCCCGCTggaccatctctctctctctctctctctccctctctctcccaacAGAATTCCATCCAAACTCCCACCCATTTCCCACTCCATCCCCCCATCTACTCCCAAAAGAGACCCCAATGCCCCCCGGCCTACGCCCCCGCGTCCTTCCTTTCAAGAAAATGGCCATGAAACCCTCCCCATCTCCCTGCCTTCCCACCCaattccttcttttcctcctcctcctcctcctcccctctcggGGCGAAGCCTCTCCGCAGCAAGGTAATCCGCTTCCTTCTTGAGATTTACTCTTCTTCTTCGtctcttcccttttctttcattctttgttCGATTTGTCCTGTTTCTACTATGGTTTCTTGCATGGCAGGGCCGACGAGCTACGCCCGTTTCACATTCGACGCCACCATGTTCCCGACGGAGGCCGACTACGACTACATCGTTGTGGGCGGCGGAACCGCCGGGTGCCCCCTCGCCGCCACACTCTCGGAAGGCCACCGCGTCCTCCTCCTCGAGCGCGGCGGCGCTCCCCAGGAGTTCCCTTCACTAATGAACCAAGAAGGATTCCTCCGGACCCTGGTGGAAACCGACGCCTCCGACTCCCCTTCCCACGCCTTCACCTCCGAGGACGGCGTCCCCAACGCCCGCGGCCGCGTCCTCGGCGGCAGCAGCGCCATCAACGCCGGCTTCTACAGCCGCGCCCACCGAGGCTTCTTCGAGAACTCCCCCGCCCACGACTGGAACATGGCGCTGGTAAACAAGTCCTACGAGTGGGTGGAGCGGGCGGTGACGTTCCAGCCGGTGCTCCGGAGCTGGCAGTCAGCCATCCGCGACGGGCTCCTGGAGGCCAACGTCACGCCGTACAATGGCTTCACCGTTCACCACGTCGCCGGCACCAAGATCGGCGCCTCCACCTTCGACTCCTCCGGCCGCCGCCACAGCGCCGCCGATCTCCTCAGCTTCGCCAACCCTGACAATATCCGGGTGGCCCTCCGTGCCAGCGTCGATCGGATCTTGCTCAGCTCCCCTCACCCCGGTTCgcgctctctctccccctcctctcttgtTTCGAATTGTTTGATCTCAGCCGTATGATCTTTGGAGAACGGCTGATCTGCGTATCTTGGAGGGAATTGCATCGGCTTGGGTTCTTGGACCGGTGATCCTGGTTCGGACGCTTGCTGCAATTCGATGTGATTCCGTCCCTCAGATGGATCTTCCATCAGCACCGTTCAATATTGTAACTGAGATCATACAGAAGAAAAAGCCAACTCTTATTAGTAATCTTTAGCCGTTCGCTTGATCAAATCTTGGTCTCCAAACCCTGGGGTAAATGTTTCCAAGATATTCTTAGTTTTTCAAGAGGTTTTCTTAATAATttgattgagaaaaaaaaacgcTATTTTATTCTTCATGTACTTTGGCGATTTTTACATAATTTATAGATTTTGctgaatatttcattatttctaaAGTGAGACCGACTTTCTTTTTTCTGCTAATAGTTCATCTCTGCCTAATTTTTGTAAAGAATGATCTCGGACTCTTAGCAGACTTAGCTGCCTTACAATTTCTCTTTCGTGCGCTTATCATCACATTTGCGACGTTACTGTGTACTCTGCACTGAGAATTGTCAGTGTGCAGAATCATCTTTTTCTCTTACATTATCATAATTTggaattcttcttttttttctcttttctgattttcatagtaaattattcataattatgaatattttgtgaATAAAACAAAAACAGTATAGATCGATTGGGCATGATCCTGGCCCTAGGaatttgtatgcatctcttttctgatttgttACGTTGACCATTTGATTTGGTGtccgctggatttttttttctctctctttctttggtctctttctctctctggtATGGTAGGCTCCCGGCGGCGGAACCAGCACGCGGCGATCGGGGTGGTGTACCGGGACCGGTTCGGAAGACAGCATCACGCGATGACGCGGCCCGGCGGGGAGGTGATCCTGTGCGCTGGGGCGCTGGGGAGCCCCCAGCTGCTGCTTCTAAGCGGGGTGGGGCCCCGGGCCTACCTCGCCTCGTGGGGGATCCCCGTGGCCCTCCACAACCCTGACGTGGGCAACTGCCTCTACGACAATCCCCGCAACGGCATCTCCATCATCCCCTCCGTCCCGCTCGACCACTCCCTCATCCAGGTGGTGGGCATCCCCGAGTCCGACGCCGCCGACGCCTCCTTCCTGGAGGCCGCCTCCAACGTCGTCCCCTTCTTCCCCCCCTCCCGCTCCGTCTTCCTCCACGACCCGGCCTCCCCGCTCTACGTCACCGTCGCCACCCTCATGGAGAAGGTCCCCGGCCCCTTCTCCGCGGGATCCCTCCGCCTCGCCTCCCTCGACGTGCGGGATAACCCCCTCGTCCGTTTCAACTACTTCTCCAGCCCGGAGGACCTGGCCCGGTGCGTGGCTGGGGTGCGGAGGCTCGGGGACGTCCTGGGGTCCCGCTCCATGGAAGAGTTCCGCCGGGTGGGCTGGTGGGGGAGGCGGGAGTTCAGGTTCGTGGGCCCCGGGCTGCCGGCGAACCGGTCCGACGAGGCGGCGGTGGCCGAGTTCTGCCGGCGGACGGTGAGCACGTTATGGCACTACCACGGGGGTTGCGTCGTGGGGAAGGTGGTGGACGGGGAGTACCGGGTGACGGGTGTTGGCTCCCTCCGGGTGGTGGACGGTTCCACCTTCTCCGTCTCCCCCGGGACCAACCCCCAGGCCACCCTCATGATGATGGGCCGGTGAGCCTTTCTTGTTTTAAACTAAAATGTGTGAAAGCCCTCTCCTTTTAATTCTTGCTTGTTTCCTCCTCCATTAATTGAAAGTTTTTCGAGTTTTGCCGAGTGATGCGTGTATTTGATGATATGCTTGGTTCGTTCTTCTCTTTGTTTTGGTGTCGTGGGTGAAGGTATATGGGGCGCAAGATGATCGAGGAGAGGAGaagtaggaggaggaggaggaaagcaTCATCGTTGGCGCCTCATGCCTGAAAAGTGCCAGCCTCAACCGCGTTCCGGTCTCTGCTGCCTGTTGTATTGTATTGTGTTGTACCCTGCTCTCGGTCTTTCTTCCCTATCCCTCTCAGGGGCGGTACAAAAGAATCCTCCTTGGATTCCATTCAGGTGTTTGTTTTTCaccaaatttttcttttaatactCCACGCtaacaaggagagggagggggagagagagagagagagagagagagagacggtaATCACATTTCCAAATTGCAGAATGTAAAATGTTAAAAGTTGCAGCGACCTTCAGCTGCCAACTACTTTCCTGACCTTCAGTTACCAACTACTTTCTGAGCAATCACATGTTAAGCTCTGCAATTACAATATACTTTTTGGTGCGGTACCATGTGATGTCAAACCATGCCCCAAGCTTTCTTGACGTCCCTTTGTCTTAAATGTAAAATATCTTGTTGACtgcaaaaatatataaaatacctTGTCTCTGAGCCTCTGGATTGCATGGAACTCATTTTCAAAGAAATCATCACATCACCAAGTCCAAAGCTGCTAAGCTGCTATCATTGCCGTTGGGATTCGGCTCGAACAAAGAGCCAAGGTGGCTGAgctactggagtgctcggatgGTCGGCTGCTTAAATCGTGAGGGTCAACTAAAGATCATAATGTATGTTCGAAAAGGTGATGCGGTGGCCGCCATGCTTAGATAGTGATGGCTCTGATGCCGATCACTTTCGAGATGTCGGATAGAAGAGATCATGTAGGACCTTGACATCAGATCCGACATGAAATAGTAAAGATATAGAAGTTTTCTTGTCGGAGTGTCTAGTTAGAACTCTTCGACGCTTAAATTAGATAGACATTCAGAAAAATGGAGATGTTGTGAGAGCGGCAGAGTGACAGCACAAGGGTGTGAATAAGCTCGAGAGCACTTATCTGGAGGAGTGGTTTATATGGGCAAGGGTCGATGCCATCGCAGAAGAATTCAGATGTATGGATCAATCGTTTTTAGTAAGCGATCGTAGGTTTCGAAGAACACATGCAGACATTTCACCCACGCTTCTTGTTCTATACATCTTGCTCATTCGCCATGCAGTTAGTGATTTTAAGAAATTCCGGAACCATTCTCCATAGCTAAGAGcaaaccaccccccccccccccccccccccgccccacacacacacacacaaacttaTGAAAAAGTAAATGATTAATAGCAAAAGAATTTGTTTATTCAACTATACGATAAAAAAAGATAGTGCTAGCGGTATCTTTGTACTACAGTGCAATGAAAGCATAGGTTACAACCAAGGAGCCACCATACGTCGGTGTCGCAATGCTCTCGGCATGATTGAGCGAGGAGAACGTTGCTGCTCGTAAAGTGACCTGAAAACCTGACGTTTAGCATCATGATACTTCTTCACCTTGGATCTTTACATGGACAAACAACCTGCCAAAACTTGCATCGAACATTGCTACTTGAAGATGCCACAAAAGTTGTCTCCCAAAAAGATGCTACAAGTGTAGAGCGGAGGACTCTCCGATGCTTACGGCGGAGATCTAGTGGAAGAGAGagtaaaagacatcaagaggagTCCGAAATTGCTCCTGCGAGAGGATTTCCAAGTCATCCCTATATATAAGGAGGATAAATATCCGTTACTTGATTTGGCATAACGTGCCATAACTGCATAATACTGATCAGTTGCATATTAAGGGCATGGTTAATTGCTCCATGCGAGTAGTGCATGGCAATAATTGCATTGATCATGCGCAGCTCGTGTAAttgtagggctcgtttggtttacggaaaaagaaggaggaaaagtgtggtcaacgggaaagtaatgaggtgtctcttgtttggttggagttttcaaagaagagagatggaaaagttgtattcccatggaaatatgattcccacatttcatgcaaagtgtttcccatgagaaacatgggaaagttacttttctaggaggcgtgaatcactccatttttattttttttccaaaaaggctcttcagcattaaagaggcattaaaaacctaatttttattaagggtgtaataggaattatacataactttcccagAAAAGTGCATGGTCAACCAagcataagcactttggaaatttgtcactttccaatggttaaccaaacatgccaaaagtattttcctaTGTATTCTCTttttaggaatttgtttcctatgaatcatattcttagaaggaaaaatgctcccgcgaaccaaacgagcccgtaaTCGTTAATCTTTATCGCACCGAGGAGAATCATTCCAAAAGAAATACCGAAGTCATTTACTTGTGTTGCGTCCAAAGTCAGAATGGTCGGTTCGATTCGAGATCAAGATATCCAACATTGTTTCAATCAGCCATGGACAAAGATGGTACCACTAGTCATATACCTGACCCgttgtattttattttcttggctACTACAGCGCCTAAGAGCACGGGCTCATTTTTCTTTGGAAGAATGGCAGGGATTCTCTGAAAAACTTCAAACAGAATTGTCAAGAGGCAGAATAAGGTTAAGTGGGTTCCACGTCATCAATCTTGGAAACGGATGGTTCTAAAATCTCGATCTCTGTGGCGACTCCTCGCTCCCATGACAGAACGGCGACGACCCGCCCTTCACCGCCCGCTCCACCGGAAACGCCGCCGCCAATAAGAGAGGACTAAAATTTGAACTCGCAACGCtccttcacatcaaaaagaaaaaaaaaaagcatcactCTTCTTGGCTTCCCACTCGCCTTGAGGATGCCTTcttgccctctccttcctctcctcccccgccgccgccctccgccctcccctctcctcctcctcctcctctccagatCCCTCCATTCTTCTCCTCCCGAGCTTGACCTCTCCCATCCCACCCTCGT containing:
- the LOC103715972 gene encoding (R)-mandelonitrile lyase-like, which translates into the protein MPPGLRPRVLPFKKMAMKPSPSPCLPTQFLLFLLLLLLPSRGEASPQQGPTSYARFTFDATMFPTEADYDYIVVGGGTAGCPLAATLSEGHRVLLLERGGAPQEFPSLMNQEGFLRTLVETDASDSPSHAFTSEDGVPNARGRVLGGSSAINAGFYSRAHRGFFENSPAHDWNMALVNKSYEWVERAVTFQPVLRSWQSAIRDGLLEANVTPYNGFTVHHVAGTKIGASTFDSSGRRHSAADLLSFANPDNIRVALRASVDRILLSSPHPGSRRRNQHAAIGVVYRDRFGRQHHAMTRPGGEVILCAGALGSPQLLLLSGVGPRAYLASWGIPVALHNPDVGNCLYDNPRNGISIIPSVPLDHSLIQVVGIPESDAADASFLEAASNVVPFFPPSRSVFLHDPASPLYVTVATLMEKVPGPFSAGSLRLASLDVRDNPLVRFNYFSSPEDLARCVAGVRRLGDVLGSRSMEEFRRVGWWGRREFRFVGPGLPANRSDEAAVAEFCRRTVSTLWHYHGGCVVGKVVDGEYRVTGVGSLRVVDGSTFSVSPGTNPQATLMMMGRYMGRKMIEERRSRRRRRKASSLAPHA